Proteins encoded in a region of the Ignavibacteria bacterium genome:
- a CDS encoding DedA family protein, with protein sequence MLEDIIAYISSLSPFWVYITLFFFSFIENVFPPSPSDVVVIFGASLITGGDQHIGFIPVLLITSLGSSAGFMLMYYVGMTLGEKAVRHKKLKFISPESIAKTDEWFKKYGYKLIIFNRFMPGTRSVISFFSGFSELDAKKTFIYATISAFAWNVIIIWLGVILGNNIEAIDKYLAIYSNAVIGLTLLAVLAIVIRQILLKQKRQKSES encoded by the coding sequence ATGCTTGAAGATATAATTGCATATATAAGTAGTTTAAGTCCATTCTGGGTCTATATTACATTATTTTTCTTTTCTTTCATTGAGAATGTTTTTCCCCCTTCGCCAAGTGATGTAGTGGTAATATTCGGGGCCTCGCTTATTACGGGAGGAGACCAGCATATAGGATTCATACCCGTGCTTCTGATTACAAGCCTGGGCAGTTCGGCCGGTTTCATGCTTATGTATTACGTAGGAATGACCCTGGGTGAAAAAGCAGTCAGGCATAAAAAGCTGAAATTCATTTCGCCTGAATCGATCGCAAAGACAGACGAATGGTTTAAGAAATACGGCTACAAGCTGATTATCTTTAACCGCTTCATGCCGGGAACGCGCTCTGTAATAAGCTTTTTTTCCGGATTCAGCGAGCTTGACGCTAAAAAGACTTTTATTTATGCCACAATAAGCGCATTTGCCTGGAACGTCATAATCATCTGGTTAGGCGTAATACTCGGCAATAACATTGAGGCCATAGACAAGTACCTCGCAATTTACAGCAATGCAGTCATTGGACTTACTTTACTGGCAGTTTTAGCCATAGTTATTAGACAGATTTTACTGAAACAAAAGCGGCAGAAAAGTGAATCTTAA